Proteins encoded together in one Cicer arietinum cultivar CDC Frontier isolate Library 1 chromosome 4, Cicar.CDCFrontier_v2.0, whole genome shotgun sequence window:
- the LOC101501501 gene encoding probable 1-acyl-sn-glycerol-3-phosphate acyltransferase 4 yields the protein MEVSRPLKSNSRLKHHHLTPLRFLRGVICLVVFLSTAFMCLVYLSPLAVVGLRLFSVRFSRKAVSFFFGLWLAMWPFLFEKINKTKVVFSGDSIPMRERVLLIANHRTEVDWMYLWDLALRKGRLGCIKYILKSSLMKLPIFGWGFHILEFIAVERKWEIDEQILQQNLSTFQDPDDPLWLSIFPEGTDYTEQKCKSSQKFAAEVGLPVLTNVLLPKTKGFHTCLEALRSSLDAVYDVTIAYKNQCPSFLDNVFGLNPSEVHMHVRRIPVDEIPVSETKAASWLMDKFQTKDQLLSDFKVQGHFPNQLNEEEISTFKCLITFTLIISFTAMFAYFTFFSHIGFKLYVGIACAYLSIATRFKIQLMPLTNYVHAFYNSKKQKNG from the exons ATGGAAGTTAGCAGGCCTCTCAAATCCAATAGTAGATTAAAGCACCACCATTTGACCCCTCTTAGGTTTTTAAGGGGCGTGATATGTTTGGTGGTGTTTCTTTCTACAGCTTTCATGTGTTTAGTATATCTTTCGCCGCTTGCAGTTGTAGGATTGCGGCTTTTCAGCGTTCGTTTTAGTAGGAAGGCGGTATCATTCTTCTTTGGACTTTGGTTAGCTATGTGGCCCTTTCTATTCGAAAAGATTAACAAAACTAAAGTTGTCTTTTCCGGGGATAGTATTCCGATGAGGGAACGCGTGTTACTTATTGCCAATCACAGAACTGAGGTTGATTGGATGTACTTGTGGGATCTCGCTCTTCGAAAGGGAAGACTAGGGTGTATAAAATACATCCTTAAGAGCAGCTTAATGAAATTACCTATTTTTGGTTGGGGATTTCACATCCTGGAATTCATTGCAGTGGAGAGGAAGTGGGAGATAGATGAACAAATATTGCAACAAAATCTTTCAACATTTCAGGATCCGGATGATCCTTTATGGCTATCTATTTTTCCCGAAGGAACCGATTATAC TGAACAGAAGTGTAAAAGTAGTCAAAAGTTTGCTGCTGAAGTTGGGCTTCCTGTGCTGACAAATGTATTGCTTCCAAAAACAAAGGGGTTTCACACTTGCTTGGAAGCTCTAAGAAGCTCATTGGATGCAG TATACGACGTGACAATTGCATACAAGAATCAATGTCCTTCCTTTCTAGACAATGTTTTTGGTCTCAATCCTTCGGAAGTACACATGCATGTTCGGCGTATTCCTGTAGATGAGATTCCAGTTTCTGAAACTAAAGCTGCTTCTTGGCTAATGGATAAATTCCAAACCAAGGACCAATTGCTCTCTGATTTCAAGGTTCAAGGCCATTTCCCTAACCAACTAAATGAAGAGGAAATCTCTACATTCAAATGCCTAATCACTTTTACCTTGATAATTTCTTTTACTGCCATGTTTGcttattttacctttttttctCACATTGGGTTCAAGTTGTATGTAGGCATAGCTTGTGCATATCTTTCTATTGCGACgcgcttcaaaattcaattgaTGCCTTTGACAAATTATGTCCATGCATTCTATAACAGCAAGAAACAAAAGAATGGATAG
- the LOC101501185 gene encoding pathogenesis-related thaumatin-like protein 3.5, which produces MASNLNSKTFLLFNMLLLLGNLASATVFTIQNQCSYTIWPGTLSGNGAAVLGQGGFVLPPGASINLNAPAGWSGRFWARTGCKFDDAGTGKCLTGDCPGGLNCNGGGTPPVTLAEFTIGSADNGGKDFYDVSLVDGYNVGMGVWATGGTGDCQYAGCIADLNRVCPTELRINDGGSGAVVACKSACLAFNTEVFCCTGKHSTPDRCSATHYSEIFKKACPTAYSYAYDDASSTCTCSGSDYRITFCPKGTS; this is translated from the exons ATGGCCTCAAATCTAAACTCAAAAACATTTCTTCTCTTCAACATGCTTCTCCTATTAG GTAATTTAGCATCTGCTACGGTGTTTACCATACAAAACCAATGCAGTTACACAATTTGGCCCGGAACTCTTTCAGGCAACGGTGCCGCGGTTCTCGGTCAAGGCGGTTTTGTCCTACCACCCGGTGCATCGATTAACCTGAATGCACCGGCAGGCTGGTCTGGACGCTTCTGGGCTCGAACCGGCTGCAAATTCGACGATGCAGGCACTGGAAAATGTCTTACCGGTGACTGTCCCGGCGGACTAAACTGCAACGGAGGAGGTACTCCACCGGTGACATTGGCAGAATTCACCATTGGATCAGCCGATAATGGCGGCAAAGACTTCTACGACGTGAGCTTGGTCGACGGTTACAATGTAGGTATGGGTGTATGGGCTACCGGCGGAACCGGTGATTGCCAGTACGCCGGTTGCATTGCGGACTTGAACCGTGTTTGTCCAACGGAACTTAGGATCAATGACGGCGGTTCCGGTGCGGTGGTGGCATGTAAGAGTGCGTGTTTGGCTTTTAATACAGAAGTATTTTGTTGCACCGGCAAACATTCGACGCCGGATAGATGTTCGGCGACGCATTATTCGGAGATATTTAAGAAAGCGTGTCCAACTGCTTACAGTTATGCTTATGATGATGCTTCAAGCACATGCACGTGTTCTGGTTCAGATTACCGTATCACGTTTTGCCCCAAGGGAACATCATAG
- the LOC101501815 gene encoding uncharacterized protein: MEFVLRFSSCMPFRFLFKLRFAIVVFEIVLILAWLEVSDAKAQEHQFQWGGLEGRVEKVASHSCIHDQILEQRKRPGHKVYSVTPQVYKPGRSKPLRHKGRALLGISTSSKPQKDEKQPIRIYLNYDAVGHSPDRDCQKVGDIVKLGEPPITSLPGLPSCNPLANPPIFGDCWYNCTSEDISGGDKKQRLRKALGQTAGWFRRALAVEPVKGNLRLSGYSACGQDGGVQLPREYVEEGVSDADLVLLVTTRPTTGNTLAWAVACERDQWGRAIAGHVNVAPRHLTAEAETLLSATLIHEVMHVLGFDPHAFAHFRDERKRRRNKVTEQVMDEKIGRIVTRVVLPRVVMHSRHHYAAFSGNFTGLELEDGGGRGTSGSHWEKRLLMNEIMTGSVDTRSVVSKMTLALLEDSGWYKANYSMADRLDWGRNQGTEFVTSPCNLWKGAYHCNTTQFSGCTYNREAEGYCPILTYSGDLPQWARYFPQANKGGQSSLADYCTYFVAYSDGSCIDTNSARAPDRMLGEVRGSNSRCMSSSLVRTGFVRGSMTQGNGCYQHRCINNTLEVAVDGMWKVCPQAGGSIQFPGFNGELICPAYHELCKTETAVVSGKCSNACSFNGDCVDGRCHCFLGFHGHDCNRRSCPSNCTGNGLCLNNGICECKSGYTGIDCSTAVCDEQCSLHGGVCDNGICEFRCSDYAGYTCQNSSMLLSTLSVCKNVLGNDISGQHCAPSEPSILQQLEEVVVVPNYHRLFPGGARKLFNIFGSSYCDEAANRLACWISIQKCDKDGDNRLRVCHSACQSYNLACGASLDCSDQTLFSSKGEGEGQCTGYGEMKLSWFNRLRSSFSLRNSSSNGIFVRYRQL; encoded by the exons ATGGAGTTCGTTCTTCGATTTAGTTCATGCATGCCGTTTAGATTTCTTTTTAAGCTTCGATTCGCAATCGTCGTTTTTGAG ATTGTATTGATATTGGCATGGTTAGAAGTCAGTGATGCAAAGGCCCAAGAACACCAATTTCAATGGGGAGGATTGGAAGGGAGGGTTGAGAAAGTTGCATCACACTCTTGCATACATGACCAGATACTTGAACAGAGAAAGCGACCTGGTCACAAGGTGTATTCAGTTACCCCACAAGTTTATAAGCCTGGTCGATCGAAACCCCTTCGGCATAAAGGTAGGGCGTTACTTGGTATATCAACATCATCAAAGCCCCAGAAGGATGAAAAGCAACCTATTAGGATATATCTAAATTATGATGCTGTTGGCCACTCCCCTGACAGGGATTGTCAAAAAGTTGGTGACATTGTTAAG CTTGGGGAGCCTCCCATTACTTCTCTTCCCGGTTTGCCTTCTTGTAACCCTCTTGCTAATCCTCCAATCTTTGGTGATTGTTGGTATAACTGCACTTCTGAAGATATATCGGGAGGTGATAAAAAGCAGCGCCTTCGCAAG GCATTAGGTCAGACAGCTGGCTGGTTTAGGAGAGCATTGGCTGTTGAGCCTGTCAAGGGGAACTTGCGATTAAGTGGATATTCTGCATGTGGTCAAGATGGCGGTGTGCAGCTTCCTCGTGAATATGTTGAAG AGGGAGTCTCTGATGCTGACTTAGTTCTTTTGGTGACTACAAGACCTACAACTGGGAATACACTTGCTTGGGCGGTGGCATGTGAAAGAGATCAATGGGGTCGTGCTATAGCTG GACATGTAAATGTTGCTCCTCGTCATTTGACAGCTGAGGCAGAGACTTTGCTTTCAGCTACTCTGATACACGAG GTTATGCATGTTCTTGGTTTTGATCCTCATGCCTTTGCTCATTTTAGAGATGAAAGGAAAAGACGTCGTAATAAG GTTACTGAACAAGTTATGGATGAAAAGATTGGGAGAATAGTAACACGTGTGGTGCTTCCACGTGTTGTCATGCATTCACGGCATCATTATGCG GCATTCTCAGGAAATTTTACTGGTTTAGAGCTGGAAGATGGTGGAGGACGTGGCACATCag GGTCCCATTGGGAAAAAAGGCTTTTGATGAATGAGATCATGACTGGTTCAGTGGATACAAGATCTGTAGTTTCAAAAATGACTCTAGCTCTCTTAGAAGATAGTGGATGGTACAAAGCCAATTATAGCATGGCAGACCGTCTTGATTGGGGTCGCAACCAGGGTACTGAGTTTGTTACCTCCCCGTGCAATCTCTGGAAGGGAGCCTATCATTGCAACACGACACAGTTTTCAGGTTGTACATATAACAGAGAGGCAGAGGGTTACTGTCCCATTCTAACCTATAGCGGAGACCTTCCTCAGTGGGCTCGGTATTTTCCACAAGCTAACAAAG GTGGACAATCTTCATTGGCTGATTATTGCACTTATTTTGTTGCATACTCTGATGGATCATGTATAGACACTAACAGTGCACGAGCACCTGATAGAATGCTAGGTGAAGTCCGAGGAAGTAACTCTAG GTGTATGTCCTCATCATTAGTGCGCACAGGATTTGTACGAGGTTCTATGACCCAAGGAAATGGTTGTTATCAGCACAGGTGTATCAACAACACTTTAGAG GTTGCCGTGGATGGTATGTGGAAAGTGTGTCCTCAGGCTGGCGGATCCATTCAGTTCCCCGGCTTCAATG GTGAATTAATCTGCCCTGCATATCACGAGCTCTGTAAAACAGAAACAGCGGTTGTCTCAGGGAAATGTTCCAATGCATGTAGTTTCAATGGAGATTGTGTTGATGGAAGGTGCCACTGCTTTCTTGGATTTCACGGTCATGATTGCAATAGAC GTTCCTGCCCCAGCAATTGCACTGGAAATGGCTTGTGTCTCAACAATGGAATATGTGAATGTAAATCTGGCTACACTGGCATTGACTGTTCCACTG CTGTTTGTGATGAGCAATGCAGCCTTCATGGTGGGGTTTGTGATAATGGAATTTGTGAATTTCGCTGTTCTGACTATGCGGGATACACTTGCCAGAACAGCTCCATGCTCCTCTCAACTCTTTCCGTTTGCAAAAATGTGCTGGGAAATGATATTTCAGGGCAGCATTGTGCACCCAGTGAACCTAGCATACTGCAGCAGCTAGAAGAAGTGGTGGTCGTGCCCAACTACCACCGATTATTCCCTGGTGGTGCTaggaaattatttaatatatttggcAGCTCCTACTGTGATGAGGCAGCTAATCGGCTTGCTTGCTGG ATCTCAATCCAGAAGTGTGACAAGGATGGTGACAACAGGCTACGAGTCTGTCATTCGGCATGCCAGTCTTATAATCTAGCGTGTGGAGCTTCACTGGACTGCAGTGACCAAACCCTTTTCAGCAGCAAGGGGGAGGGGGAGGGTCAGTGTACTGGTTATGGTGAGATGAAATTGTCATGGTTTAATAGATTGAGAAGCAGTTTTTCTTTGAGAAATAGTTCCTCAAATGGAATATTTGTAAGATACAGGCAACTTTAg